A segment of the Chitinophagaceae bacterium genome:
CTCCCAATCTGTATCGGCTTACTGCAGTGTGGAAAGGAAAGGATGGTAGTGCTGATGTATATACTCAGCGTTTTGGTTTCCGTTGGTTTGAAGTAAGAAATGTAGAAGGCGATAAGCAATTTTATCTAAATGGCAAACGCATAGTATTACTCACTTCTATCTCATGGGGCTTCTGGCCCGATAATGGAATTGCTCCATCAGATGCACTGGCGAGAAAACAAATTGAAGCAGCCAAGAAGCTTGGATTGAACATGCTCAACTTTCACCGTACGATCGGACAACAGAATGTACTGGACTATGCGGATGAATTAGGCTTACTGTATTTTGAAGAGCCGGGAGGAAATCAATACCCGGCAAATATGTTTAACCCAACTGATTCGTTAGGAAAAGTACAGGCCGATTTTTATTTCGCTGTACGCAATGAAAAACTGTTCCGCATGATCAGGCGTGACCGTAACCATCCATCATTGGTTATTTACAATATGCACAATGAACGGGGAGCAGAACCGCAGCAACAGGACAGGGACCAGATGATTGCTGCACACCGGCTTGATGAAACAAGAATCCTTACCTACAATTCTTCCAATGGTGCCATTAAGCAGGGACCTGATGCAAGATTTAAACTGCACCTGTTTCCTTATGATTTTACCTTCTATGATTATGGCTGGTTCGATCAGCATCATGCAGGCGGCCCCGGTGTGTATCATGATAACCTCTACCGCAATCCAAAAGATTATTTACGTTACAGCGATAAGAAAGATGAAATTATTTATTACGGTGAAGAAGGAGCGATCGGTACTCCGCCACGTCTTGAATTAATCCGCAATGAAATCATCAAAACAGGAAAAACAACAGGATGGGAAGCTGCTGATTATCTGAAATGGTATGATGCATACAACAACTTTCTGCAAACACATCCTGCATTTCATAAAGCATTTCCTACTGTTGATCAGTTAACCCGTTCCATGGGAAATGTGGCCTACTATTACCAGGGCCGTACCATTGAAAATATCCGCATCAATAATACCATTGATGGATATGCCATTAACGGATGGGAGAGTATGAAGCTGGAAAATCATTCAGGCGTGGTAGATAATTACCGTAACCTGAAAGGCGACCCTGCATTGATTGCCCGTTACACTGTTCCGCTTTATGTGGCAGTAAAGCTCAACCGTAAAGTACTGGCAACAGGCGATACATCCATTGCTGATTTTTATATCGTAAACACCGTGAACTTGAAAGGCAACTATGAATTACAGGTTAAGGTTGTGGATGATCATCAGCAAGTGAGTTTTTCAAAAACGATACCTGTCACCGTTAGCGGCGGTACTGTTTACGGTGAACTGCTTCATGCAGGTTTACCCATTGCTGTAAGCACTGCAGGTTATACAACAGTAGAAGCACAGTTAGTACAAAACGGCAAGACTGTTACAAAAGGGGATGATCAGATCTTTGCTGTTGCACATGATGCAGCTGGTATACCAACGGAAGGAATGTTTGCTGATACAAGCGGCATATTGAAATCATTCTTTAAATCAGAAGCACTTACCGCTAAAGAATATAAATCAGGAAGACCTGAAGGAAAGTATTTAGTGATTGGAGCATTCCAGCCACAGCAAACAGGTAACCAGTTAGTCACTGATATTCTTGAATGGGTGAATGAAGGCAATACATTAATCGTTGTACAGAATACCGATGCGTGGGCCGCACATCTTGCACAGAAAGAAGTGCTGGACTACAGGGGAACAAAAGAACTGCGGACAACCTGGTATGGTGGTAATTTCTTTTCCAAAGAACATGCGTTGCTGAATGGTTTACCACAGGCATCTGTATTTAACTGGGAGTATCAATGTTTTGCCACTTACAATAAAAGCAGGCGAGGGCTTCGACTGTTCAATGGTGAAACCGTTGTTGCCTGTGTAGCCGATCATGCAAAAGAAGTGTACAGCGCATTGAGTGTTGTACCGCATGGCCGTGGTAAGATTATCATCTGTACACTCGATATCTTTTCATGCCTCGCAGAAGGAATGCAAAAAGAAAGGGCAGAGGGTGATGGTGAAAATGCAGCGATGAATACCATCAATGCTTCATCCAGAAACAGGGCCAATATGGTTGGCAGGCAACTGTTGCTGAATATGCTGAAGTTTTCGAAATAGAGTGAGCAGAATAAAACCTCCGGGGTTTTACTGCTGCTCTGTTCATTTTATAAAACCTTGTTGAAAACCCCGGAGGTTTGTTACCCGGTCAGACCACGAGGCGTGGGCCGACCTTGACATCCCAACAAATCATTCAATACCTTTACCCCATTCATTATTAGTTCAATCAAATCAATTCATGTCTTTCAACCGTATTCTTGTATTCAGCAGTTCAAGAGCAGGGAATGGCGCATACCTTGAAACAGCCTTGCCCATCATCCATACATTTCTGGGCGATAAAGAACAAACCATTGCCTTTGTTCCCTTTGCATCGGTAGACAATGACTATGATGCTTATACCAACATGGTTAAAACAGCCATGCAGGGTTTGCCATATACAATAGAAACAGTAACCCCTGCCAATGCAAAACAAATCATTGACAAAGCAACAGTTATCATGGTAGGAGGTGGCAACACCTTTAAACTGCTGCATGATATTTATGAACTGAAACTGCTCGATCTCATCCGTGATAAAGTAAACAAGGGCGCTGCCTATATCGGCTGGAGTGCAGGATCGAATATTACAGGCCCCACCATCGGCACTACCAATGATATGCCCATCATTGAACCCAAGACCCTCAATGCACTCGGCATCTTGCCCTTCCAGATCAACCCGCATTATATCAATACAAAACCTGAAGGACATAACGGTGAAACCCGTGATCAGCGGTTGATAGAATTCAGCAAGCTCAATTATGGTGTGCCCATTGTTGCCTTACCTGAAGGAACTGCTTTGAAATTAGAGAATGATGTATTGCTGTACATTGGTGAACAGCCCGGAGTCTTATTTACATCGGGCGAAGAAGAACAGCAGGTGCTGAAAAAAGAAATCATGGATCAGGATGATCTTTCGTTTTTGATGTGAGGGATGCAAACCGGTCGGCCCGCCTTAGCGGTCTGCCCGATTTGTTCAGCAGCATCGTCTTGTTATCCTCCGTCGGCCCGGGGTCTGGCTTCCGACCCCGGGAGTTAGAACTTATTTTGAACTTATCACCTAAACAGGCTGATGATAAAAAAACTGCTGCAGTTGTTGAAATCCCGGGGTCGGCATTGGCATCATTTATGGGTTTATTTTTTTTATAGCCAGACCCCCAGGGCGACTGAATGACTTGCGTAAATGTTTCGCAGGATCACCTGTTGCCATTTAATTCTTTTCTACTGATGACTGTCATGCTGTACATTTTTGAGTGTTACATCTTATAGCATAAATTAGAGTGTTGTACGCAATACTATGTACGCATATCTGAAAACACTCTCGGGCTGAAGTTTGCCGAACCTCACTATTCCGACTGTATTGTTTCACCTGTTAAACATCAAAGGAGGTAAACAATGAAAACATTTTTTAAAACATCACTTGTACTGGTTTTTGCCTTTTTTTCCCAGTTTGCAATGGCGCAAAAAGGGTCTTCCATCGTCATTCACGATAACACAAGTCAAACAAATGGAGGGGAAAATGCCACATCGAATCTCCGGAAGGAAATAGCATCCGCATTAAACCGTGAAAAACCCTGTGTGGATCTTATGGACGATCAGGATATCCGGAATATGCTGGAGAGTGAACGGGAAAAGAACTTACTGGAAGGCGGTGATCCGCAGCAGGTATTAACCGATATCGCCAACCTGATGGGAGCCAGTTATGCCATGAGCGTTTCTGCAATGCCCGGACCCGGAGGAAGCACTTCTTACACGGTTTTTGTAATGGATCCGCAAACGGGAAATACCATTGCCCGGCAAACGGGATCAGATCCCAAACAAATGGCAGATAATATCGTGAGGCAGATGGGTTCCAGTCTTCCGGATGACTGCAAACCGCATTGGGTGGGGGAAGTGAAATATGAGTTTTCCTCGAATGAAACAAAAGTAACCAACGATGCCGGGGCAATGCATGCCAGCACAAGAAATACCAAACGAACAAGTACCGTAACTTACTCTGCCCAAAACAGCATTGTTGCTACGCTATTACCTCCTAAACCAGGCAGCACTATTTCTGCCGGTAAATCGATAGCAAGAGTGTGGATGAGATCGAAAATCATTTCTGAAAAGAAACAGGAAACGGTTGGTGAAGTTTATTGCCGACTGAAAGGTGAAAATCCTACCTGGAAGGGTTACAACTTACAGTATTCCGAAACCATAACGCAACTGGGCGGAGGATCAGACAATCTTCCTGTCTATATTTCGCTTGACAGTGATGGTAACTATAAAATTGTTGTAAACACACCAGGCGGAACCCTTTTGAGCAAAATTGAGACAAACAGGTCGGAATCAAGCTGTGGCCCGGTAAATCCCCCCAGCAAGGAGGCGGTAAGTATGCCTGAACAAAAAATGGATGCATCAGGTTTTGATGTTACTGGAAAAACCGATTCAAAAAACCGGGATACGTTAGCAGGCTCTAAAACTATGCCTGATGGAAAAACAAAAATTACCTGGAACCTGAAGCTGGTGAAACCAAAAAAGTAAACAGCATCACTATCATTTGACAATACTGAGATTGCAAAATCCTGAGCCGTTTAGTTCCTTCATAATCCGATAGCTATTGGATGTAGCGGAGCATTTGAAATACAATTGTTCGGTATTAGCTTTATATTAGCAACAGCAATACTGTTTCCACAATTAATCAGATAACTATCAGATCGGGCAGGTTTAACTGTTACAGGTAACCTGTTTTGCTACGGAACAGCCCCGCCAGTCAGAGGAGGGAATACTTATTCCGCAGTTTTGCAAAGCCTGTACATCGACAGCACTTTACAGACATATTCAAGCTTTAAAAAATTGTATGATAAAAGAGACAGAAAAAATTAAGAACGCTTTAGAAAGATGCAAAAAAGCATTTACCCTGAAACCAGCGATGGGAAGGGATACGGCCGTTTCTAAAGTACGCATGGTAAACGGGCTAAGCTGCGAAGTAAGTGAAGGCAACTGGAAGTTTTCTGTTGATATGCCCGAAGGAATTGGCGGCAGCAATACTGCTCCCACACCCGGCGTATATGGAAGGGCGGCACTGGGTTCCTGTCTTGCCATTGGCTATATGATGAAAGCTGCAGAATTAAACATCCCTGTTAAAAATTTAGAAGTAGAAGTACAGGCTGATTTTGACGATGGTGCTTTATTAGGTACCGCAGATAAGACGATTCCTCCGGGTTATCTTGAAGTGCGTTATACCATAACGATTGAAAGTGATGCACCGGAAGAAAAAATTATGCAGATGCTGGATGACGGTGATGTACACAGCCCTTACCTGGATGTATTTTCAAGAGCGCAAAAATGTGTAAGAAAAATAAATATTGTATCCGCTAAAATTAATAACTGATGGAACCAGCCCTGCAAAGACGAGTACAGCGATATGGATGGGATAAAGCTGCCGCACATTACGAAAATACCTGGCAGGAGCAACTGAAATCTGCGCATGACTGTCTGTTTGATTTTGCCAGCATTCAGGAAGGGCAAAAAATTATTGATATTGCCTGTGGTACAGGGCTTGCCAGTTTTCGGGCAGCAGAGGCAACAGGCAGTAAAGGGTTTGTGCTGGGTACTGATATTTCAGACAAGATGATTGAGATTGCTGATAACACAGCGAAAGAAAACGGCATCAGCAATGCCAGGTTTGAACGGATGGATGCGGAAGAGTTAAAAGTGAATGATGAAGAATTTGATGTGGCAATTTGTGCACTCGGGTTAATGTATGCGCCGGGTCCTGTAAATGCGTTGAAAGAAATGTACCGTGTTTTGAAAAAAGGAGGGGTATGTATTGCAGCTGTTTGGGGAAAGAGAGGTCATTGTGGCTGGGCAGATATATTTGAAATTGTTGACAAACGGGTGTCGTCGGAAGTGGGCTCGATTTTCTTCAATTTAGGGAATGAGAGTGTGCTTGAAAAGAGCTTTGAATTGGCAGGGTTTTCAAAAGGCAAAGTCAAAAGAATCCAATCTTCTCTTAACTATGACTCAGCTGAAGCTGCATGTGCTGCTGCATTTGAAGGAGGGCCGGTTGCATTGGCGTATTTTAAATTCCCTGAAAATGTACAAAAAGAAGTTTGCGAAGAATATCTTGTTTCTATTGAAAAATATAAAACAGGGAAAGGCTATTCTATTCCCGGAGAATTTATAATATGCCTTGGAATAAAGTAATCGTCTGTGGTAAGTGTTCCGAAGCATTACCCCATGCTGTTTATTTTTTCGCAGATTGGCAAGGGTCACGCTTGTGCCAATAAAGGATGCGCTGTTGCGGAACACCTGCTCCATTGAAAAATTCACAGCAACACAGATTTAGTAAATTCGATTTTCATTCATAAAACAATTCTTCTGCAATGAATAAATTATTGCTTTGTCTTTTTCTGCCCTCTCTCTTATTTGCACAGACTGACAGTACTGATATCATCGTGAGGCAAATGATGGAGAAGCAAAAAATTATTGGGCTTTCACTGGCTGTCATAAAGAACGGACAGCCTCTTGTAAACAAAGGTTACGGACTGGCCAATGCAGAACTGAAAGTGCCGGTAAGTTCCGAAACGGTGATCAGACTTGGTTCTGTGAGTAAGCAGTTTTTTACAACAGCCATTATGAAATTAATGGAAGAAGGAAAACTGAGTATTGATGATTCGGTACATAAATTCTTCCCAGATGCACCGGAAATATGGCGGCCGATAACAATCAAAAACCTGATGTCTCACACATCGGGCTTGCAGAGAGAAGGGCCTGCCTATAACAATTTTAAAATTCAACCCGATATAAACATTATTAAGTCTGCATACAGTTTACCACTGGTTTTTAAAACCGGGGAAAAATACCAGTATTGTAATTTGGCTTATTTCATGCTGGCAGAAATCATCAAACAGGTAAGCGGCATGCCCTGGCAGGATTATATTCGTGATAAATTATTTTTACCGGCAGGAATGAATAACAGTTATCTCACAGACTTTTATGTCATCATTCCCAACCGGGCCGATGGGTATATGCATAGGCATGATACCCTGATTAACGCCACAGCCATGTATGCCATACGACCCAGCGGTGGATTTCTTTCTACTTCTTCAGATATGATTAAATGGGAGAGGGCGATCAGTGAGAAAAAGATGATTCTTACAAAAGACCATTGGGAACAACTGTGGCAACCGTTTATTAAAACTTCAGATAAAGCAGAGTCAAAGGAATATTATGGTTTTGGCTGGGCAATCGATGAATACAAGGGACATCAGTTAATTGTTCACACAGGTTCTAATATCGGGTTTCGGTCTGTATATACACGTTTTGTGAATGACGGACTTTCCATTATCATTCTTACGAATACAGATGAAGCAAATCCGCGGGCCATAGCAAACGCTCTTGCAGATTATTATTTCAGGAAATAAGTAGTTTATTAGAGTATGGCAGAAGCGAAACGCTTGCGGCAAAAAACGGAATAAAATAAATAACAATGAAGATTCTGATTTTTATACTAATATGGGTTGTCTTCGTTTTTGTTGAATATTTCCTTTTACCATATTTTGTTCAACCTGTTTCCTGGTTATTGGTATGCTTCGTTTTACTAATTCTGTTAATAAGGCAAATAATAAAAGCATTTAAAGAACGGAAAAACTTAAGAACAAACCGAATAGTACATCTTTCAACTGCAGTAATCCTGTTTTTTCTAACTTTTTATAATTTCAATAAAATACCAAACTTAATTATTGAAAAAGTTGATTGGACAATTTCTTATAATAAACGCAGTGAAATAGTAAATAAAGTTTTAGAAGAAGAATTGAAACCTAATAAAGATATGAATAACGGAATTTGTGAACTTCCGTTCGATTATCCAATTATTTCAAATGGAGGAAATGATATTTGGATTGATGAAAATAAGAACGATAACACAAAGACTATTAAATTTTGGATTTCAAGGGGATTTTTTGATTCACCACAAACCTATTTCATATTCACCAATGACAATGAAGCAAAGAAATATTACCAAGAACTGGTTAGAACAAAACCTGAATATAATTGGCAATTAGAGGGAAATTGGTATCGAATAATGGAAAGAGATTAATTCCCTCGGGGCAGGCCTCTGTTCTAACGAGCCGGAAATGGATATGTAAGTTTGTTTCCTGTGCCAGGAACCAAGACGAAGAGATTAGAATAATTCAATAACATTATACAACTTTTAATATGTGGGCACCAGTAAATAAATAACAGGGGTAAATACAATGGAAGGCACAAACAATAAATTGACATAAAAAGTATGGCAGTTAAAAACAAAACAACGGAAACGGAAGTTGACGTAAAAGATTTCATCAACTCATGGGTTGACAACGAACAAAAGAAGGCCGACAGTTTTCAACTGATTGAACTGATGTTAAAATGGTCAGGGTTTAAACCCAAAATGTGGGGGCCAACAATTATTGGATTTGGCAGCTATCACTACAAGTATGCCAGTGGTCATGAAGGTGATGCACCCATTATTGGTTTTTCACCACGTAAAGCGGAATTTTCCCTGTATGTGTTCTCACCAACAGAAGAGAATAAACACCTGTTAAATGACCTGGGAAAATTTAAAATGGGGAAAGCCTGTATTTATGTAAAGAAACTGAACGACATCAATATTTCGGCCCTGGAAAAGCTATGTAAAACATCGATTGCTTATGTTAATGAGTATCACGAATGTGTCTGTAGAGAAAATAAATGATAAACAGTTGCCGGTGCCGGTAAAGGCACAAAGCCTCCGGTTGGTGCAAGCGTATCACTTGTGCCTTCCAATAGGAATAACTGATATCATTCATAAAGCACAAGCTGGGCGCTTGCGCTATAAAGGGACCCGCTGTTTTGGAATACCAGCGCAAGTAAATTGTTCATTCACTAATAAAACATTTTTTAACCATTTACCGATGACTATTATTAA
Coding sequences within it:
- a CDS encoding beta-glycosidase yields the protein MQKIISSLAALFFLVQFSITVHAQSGRTITDLSTKNWKLVMDPSATWVQDILYTPPVDITKVPVHQPAGGWKFLKEAKGINVQLPATVEQYYWGKNGSTTGVNGNYLGVSWFVTNINVPATAKGKRVALHFEAVRFRAEVFVNEKLVGYDAVNSTPFELDITEAVRYGAANQVAVRITDPNGNFDWRDSQNFMWGNYRTNPTHGFGGITGKVKLVMTDKVYTSDVFIKNKPAMKEVDVELSITNTNQQSSNCNLQLQVREAAPNGKIVFSKNYTVTDVKPGVTTQTFSIAVEGAKLWSVDSPNLYRLTAVWKGKDGSADVYTQRFGFRWFEVRNVEGDKQFYLNGKRIVLLTSISWGFWPDNGIAPSDALARKQIEAAKKLGLNMLNFHRTIGQQNVLDYADELGLLYFEEPGGNQYPANMFNPTDSLGKVQADFYFAVRNEKLFRMIRRDRNHPSLVIYNMHNERGAEPQQQDRDQMIAAHRLDETRILTYNSSNGAIKQGPDARFKLHLFPYDFTFYDYGWFDQHHAGGPGVYHDNLYRNPKDYLRYSDKKDEIIYYGEEGAIGTPPRLELIRNEIIKTGKTTGWEAADYLKWYDAYNNFLQTHPAFHKAFPTVDQLTRSMGNVAYYYQGRTIENIRINNTIDGYAINGWESMKLENHSGVVDNYRNLKGDPALIARYTVPLYVAVKLNRKVLATGDTSIADFYIVNTVNLKGNYELQVKVVDDHQQVSFSKTIPVTVSGGTVYGELLHAGLPIAVSTAGYTTVEAQLVQNGKTVTKGDDQIFAVAHDAAGIPTEGMFADTSGILKSFFKSEALTAKEYKSGRPEGKYLVIGAFQPQQTGNQLVTDILEWVNEGNTLIVVQNTDAWAAHLAQKEVLDYRGTKELRTTWYGGNFFSKEHALLNGLPQASVFNWEYQCFATYNKSRRGLRLFNGETVVACVADHAKEVYSALSVVPHGRGKIIICTLDIFSCLAEGMQKERAEGDGENAAMNTINASSRNRANMVGRQLLLNMLKFSK
- the pepE gene encoding dipeptidase PepE; this translates as MSFNRILVFSSSRAGNGAYLETALPIIHTFLGDKEQTIAFVPFASVDNDYDAYTNMVKTAMQGLPYTIETVTPANAKQIIDKATVIMVGGGNTFKLLHDIYELKLLDLIRDKVNKGAAYIGWSAGSNITGPTIGTTNDMPIIEPKTLNALGILPFQINPHYINTKPEGHNGETRDQRLIEFSKLNYGVPIVALPEGTALKLENDVLLYIGEQPGVLFTSGEEEQQVLKKEIMDQDDLSFLM
- a CDS encoding OsmC family protein; its protein translation is MIKETEKIKNALERCKKAFTLKPAMGRDTAVSKVRMVNGLSCEVSEGNWKFSVDMPEGIGGSNTAPTPGVYGRAALGSCLAIGYMMKAAELNIPVKNLEVEVQADFDDGALLGTADKTIPPGYLEVRYTITIESDAPEEKIMQMLDDGDVHSPYLDVFSRAQKCVRKINIVSAKINN
- a CDS encoding class I SAM-dependent methyltransferase, which encodes MEPALQRRVQRYGWDKAAAHYENTWQEQLKSAHDCLFDFASIQEGQKIIDIACGTGLASFRAAEATGSKGFVLGTDISDKMIEIADNTAKENGISNARFERMDAEELKVNDEEFDVAICALGLMYAPGPVNALKEMYRVLKKGGVCIAAVWGKRGHCGWADIFEIVDKRVSSEVGSIFFNLGNESVLEKSFELAGFSKGKVKRIQSSLNYDSAEAACAAAFEGGPVALAYFKFPENVQKEVCEEYLVSIEKYKTGKGYSIPGEFIICLGIK
- a CDS encoding beta-lactamase family protein is translated as MNKLLLCLFLPSLLFAQTDSTDIIVRQMMEKQKIIGLSLAVIKNGQPLVNKGYGLANAELKVPVSSETVIRLGSVSKQFFTTAIMKLMEEGKLSIDDSVHKFFPDAPEIWRPITIKNLMSHTSGLQREGPAYNNFKIQPDINIIKSAYSLPLVFKTGEKYQYCNLAYFMLAEIIKQVSGMPWQDYIRDKLFLPAGMNNSYLTDFYVIIPNRADGYMHRHDTLINATAMYAIRPSGGFLSTSSDMIKWERAISEKKMILTKDHWEQLWQPFIKTSDKAESKEYYGFGWAIDEYKGHQLIVHTGSNIGFRSVYTRFVNDGLSIIILTNTDEANPRAIANALADYYFRK
- a CDS encoding DUF1801 domain-containing protein, translated to MAVKNKTTETEVDVKDFINSWVDNEQKKADSFQLIELMLKWSGFKPKMWGPTIIGFGSYHYKYASGHEGDAPIIGFSPRKAEFSLYVFSPTEENKHLLNDLGKFKMGKACIYVKKLNDINISALEKLCKTSIAYVNEYHECVCRENK